The proteins below are encoded in one region of Segatella copri:
- a CDS encoding metallophosphoesterase: MIARILIPVVVFTLLPYLWIYKRYGKLRLKSLWQRVLFWLPAFVVIAYSAYITILPNFLPRNPVLIDIWFVMMAVCAVPQFVFSLFSLFGWCCMRLLHGHRNWGKLLGLVVGVVAFFCFIYGFTEGFPKMQVKRITVYVPNLPKSFEGYRIVQFSDIHLGSYYGWRGHLPQRDIDSINAEKPDLICFTGDLQNVTPDELPEYQALLSSLKARDGVMSVLGNHDYTYYMDVDDEQEIAALEKRMQDFQRSCGWRLLMNEHVAVHRGADSIYVAGTENYDKPKRTNVRKALYGIRPGSFVLMLQHIPKQWRETWPSTINKEKDGDVIGPDRKDSLVVAPQLTLSGHTHAGQISILGLRPSMFTPYDYGLFEEEGCQLYTTSGLGGTVPIRIGATAEIVVITLKRK; this comes from the coding sequence ATGATAGCAAGAATATTGATACCCGTAGTGGTATTCACCCTGTTGCCGTATCTGTGGATATATAAAAGGTATGGCAAGTTACGGCTGAAGAGTCTCTGGCAGCGGGTGCTCTTCTGGTTGCCGGCTTTCGTGGTTATCGCCTACAGCGCGTATATCACGATACTGCCCAACTTCCTGCCACGCAATCCGGTGCTCATCGACATCTGGTTTGTGATGATGGCAGTATGTGCAGTTCCGCAGTTTGTCTTCAGCCTGTTCAGTCTCTTCGGTTGGTGCTGTATGCGGCTCCTTCACGGACATCGCAACTGGGGCAAGCTCCTCGGACTGGTAGTGGGAGTGGTGGCGTTCTTCTGCTTTATCTACGGATTTACCGAAGGTTTTCCTAAGATGCAGGTCAAGCGAATCACCGTCTATGTACCCAATCTGCCGAAGTCTTTCGAGGGCTATCGCATCGTTCAGTTCAGCGACATCCATCTCGGGTCATACTATGGCTGGCGTGGTCATCTGCCTCAGCGCGATATCGACAGCATCAATGCCGAAAAACCTGATCTGATTTGCTTTACGGGTGATTTACAGAATGTTACGCCCGATGAACTGCCTGAGTATCAGGCGCTGCTCAGCAGTCTGAAAGCCAGAGATGGCGTGATGAGTGTGCTGGGCAATCACGATTACACCTATTATATGGATGTAGATGACGAGCAGGAGATAGCTGCGCTCGAGAAGCGGATGCAGGACTTCCAGCGGAGTTGCGGATGGCGCCTGCTGATGAATGAGCATGTGGCGGTGCATAGAGGCGCTGACAGCATCTATGTAGCTGGTACAGAGAACTATGACAAGCCAAAGCGCACCAACGTAAGGAAGGCGCTGTATGGCATCAGACCGGGCTCTTTCGTGCTGATGCTGCAGCATATTCCGAAGCAGTGGCGCGAGACCTGGCCTTCTACTATTAATAAGGAGAAGGATGGCGATGTGATTGGACCTGACAGGAAGGATTCGCTGGTCGTAGCACCGCAGCTTACGCTGAGCGGTCATACGCATGCGGGGCAGATCAGTATCCTGGGCTTGCGTCCGTCGATGTTTACTCCTTATGATTACGGCCTCTTCGAGGAGGAGGGTTGCCAGCTCTATACCACATCGGGTCTGGGCGGTACCGTTCCAATCCGCATAGGGGCTACGGCAGAAATCGTGGTCATCACACTCAAAAGAAAATGA
- a CDS encoding vitamin B12 dependent-methionine synthase activation domain-containing protein: MRKIVYNISEIEPYINWLYFYHAWGLSGKPREEKEKMKAEALDMLHSWEGEYHTYAVFGLFEANSEGDDIWLEGQKVRFPMLRQQHPAAQGEPNLCLADFIRPLGSGITDRLGIFCTTVDGGLEKKYRSDDYLNMMAQTLCDRLAEATAEKLHEEVRRSIWGYAPDEQLSIEDQHQERYQGIRPAIGYPSLPDTSANFIIDQLIDMSQVGIRLTTSGMMTPHASVSGLMFAHPKSRYFELGRIGDDQLRDYAQRRGVPVQAMKTYLQSSLIKK, from the coding sequence ATGCGAAAAATAGTATACAATATAAGCGAAATTGAGCCATATATCAACTGGCTATATTTCTATCATGCCTGGGGATTGAGCGGCAAACCTCGAGAGGAAAAGGAAAAAATGAAGGCTGAGGCGCTCGATATGCTCCATTCATGGGAAGGCGAATATCATACCTATGCCGTCTTCGGACTCTTCGAGGCGAACAGCGAGGGGGATGATATCTGGCTGGAAGGGCAGAAAGTCCGCTTCCCGATGCTCCGACAGCAGCATCCGGCGGCTCAGGGAGAACCCAATCTCTGTCTGGCTGATTTCATCCGTCCTCTGGGCAGCGGAATAACAGACCGGCTGGGTATCTTCTGCACGACGGTAGATGGCGGTCTGGAGAAGAAATATCGCTCGGACGACTACCTCAATATGATGGCACAGACACTCTGCGACCGGTTGGCTGAAGCCACGGCAGAGAAGTTGCACGAAGAGGTGAGACGCAGCATCTGGGGCTATGCTCCCGACGAGCAGCTGAGCATCGAAGACCAGCATCAGGAGCGCTATCAGGGCATCCGTCCGGCTATAGGATATCCTTCGCTGCCCGATACCAGTGCCAACTTCATCATCGACCAGCTCATTGATATGAGTCAGGTGGGCATCCGGCTCACCACAAGCGGAATGATGACGCCTCATGCCAGTGTCTCGGGGCTGATGTTTGCACATCCCAAGTCGCGGTATTTCGAACTGGGACGGATAGGAGACGACCAGCTTCGCGACTATGCACAGCGCAGAGGAGTGCCCGTGCAGGCAATGAAAACGTATCTTCAATCAAGTTTGATCAAGAAATGA
- a CDS encoding dihydroorotase codes for MKLIKNGTIINEGRSFVGDLLLDGEFIKEIYEGEAPRGNYDEVIDASGCFVLPGVIDDHVHFREPGLTQKADIESESRAAAFGGVTSYFEMPNTVPQTTTLEAWQAKRQLGAEKSHVNYSFFFGATNDNVNDFEQLDTHRVPGIKLFMGSSTGNMLVDKYEALQAIFKKAKELDLPVMTHCEDTEIINRNMQLAKQKWGEDPAVEHHPEIRSEEACYESSRLAVQLAKESGAHLHIAHVTTAKELEFFGKDENITGEAVVAHLMFSDKDYAVKGARIKCNPAVKTAADREALRKALSNGKITVVGTDHAPHQLKDKQGGCAKAASGMPMVQFSLVSMLKLVDEKVISIERLVELMCHNPARLFHISQRGFLRPGYKADVVVVRKGEPWKVTEEVIQSKCKWSPVEGDEFAWKVEQTFCNGHLIYNKGVFDAACRGEELEFRSNS; via the coding sequence ATGAAATTAATCAAGAATGGAACCATTATAAATGAGGGTCGCTCTTTTGTGGGCGACCTCTTGTTGGATGGTGAATTTATCAAGGAGATATATGAAGGCGAGGCACCCCGTGGCAATTACGATGAAGTCATCGATGCCTCGGGGTGTTTTGTTTTGCCGGGTGTGATTGATGATCATGTTCACTTCCGTGAGCCGGGACTTACGCAGAAGGCTGACATCGAGAGCGAAAGCCGCGCTGCTGCCTTTGGTGGTGTGACCAGTTATTTTGAGATGCCTAACACGGTACCTCAGACTACCACTCTGGAGGCCTGGCAGGCAAAGCGGCAGCTGGGCGCTGAGAAGAGTCATGTGAACTACAGTTTCTTCTTTGGTGCTACCAATGATAATGTAAATGATTTTGAGCAGCTCGATACGCATCGTGTGCCGGGAATCAAGCTCTTTATGGGCTCCAGTACGGGCAATATGCTGGTGGATAAATATGAGGCACTGCAGGCTATCTTCAAGAAGGCGAAAGAGCTGGATTTGCCGGTGATGACCCACTGTGAGGATACCGAAATCATTAACCGTAACATGCAGCTGGCTAAGCAGAAATGGGGTGAGGACCCTGCCGTAGAACATCATCCGGAAATACGCAGCGAGGAGGCTTGCTATGAAAGCAGCCGTCTGGCGGTGCAGCTGGCTAAGGAAAGCGGTGCGCATCTACATATCGCTCACGTTACTACGGCTAAGGAACTGGAGTTCTTCGGTAAGGATGAAAATATTACAGGCGAGGCTGTTGTGGCTCATCTCATGTTCTCGGATAAAGATTACGCTGTGAAGGGCGCACGCATCAAATGCAACCCTGCAGTAAAGACCGCTGCTGACCGCGAGGCTTTGCGTAAGGCGCTGAGTAATGGTAAGATAACTGTAGTAGGTACTGATCATGCTCCTCATCAGTTGAAGGATAAGCAGGGCGGTTGTGCCAAGGCTGCATCAGGTATGCCGATGGTACAGTTCTCGCTGGTAAGCATGCTGAAACTTGTTGACGAAAAGGTAATCAGTATCGAGCGTCTGGTTGAACTGATGTGCCATAATCCAGCCCGTCTGTTCCATATCAGTCAGCGCGGCTTCCTGCGTCCGGGTTATAAGGCAGATGTCGTTGTGGTGCGCAAGGGAGAGCCTTGGAAGGTGACCGAAGAGGTGATTCAGAGCAAGTGTAAATGGAGCCCTGTAGAGGGTGACGAGTTTGCATGGAAAGTGGAACAGACTTTCTGTAACGGTCATCTTATCTATAACAAAGGCGTGTTTGATGCCGCTTGCAGAGGAGAGGAACTGGAGTTCAGAAGCAATTCCTGA
- a CDS encoding DUF4369 domain-containing protein, protein MNRIFYAFIALMALASCANSYDISGTSNVSTLDGRMLYLKILENNDFKNVDSCDVVHGQFHFQGSVDSMKMANIFMDDDPVLPLVLESGSITVKLDDTQQVVSGTPMNDKLFGFFKKYQQIQNQLRELVHKHDQAIMNGSDMVAVNKHLNEESIRLSEQEDKLITSFVTDNFNNVLGPGVFFLVTMGNQYPMLSPWIEDIMSKATDYFKNDPYVKDYYKKAQENQEIMNGTRDAQSGMQPEMEAAPQVNPDAAPAPTANELAAPTIPEKQEGQE, encoded by the coding sequence ATGAATAGAATATTTTACGCATTCATTGCCTTGATGGCACTTGCATCTTGTGCCAACAGTTACGATATCTCGGGTACTTCTAACGTAAGTACTCTGGACGGACGCATGCTGTACCTTAAGATACTGGAAAACAACGATTTCAAGAACGTGGATTCTTGCGATGTAGTGCACGGACAGTTCCATTTTCAGGGTTCTGTCGACTCTATGAAGATGGCGAATATCTTCATGGATGATGACCCTGTGCTGCCGCTGGTGCTGGAGAGTGGAAGCATTACGGTGAAGCTCGATGATACACAGCAGGTGGTAAGCGGTACTCCTATGAACGATAAACTCTTCGGATTCTTCAAGAAATACCAGCAGATTCAGAATCAGTTGCGCGAACTGGTACACAAGCACGACCAGGCTATCATGAACGGTAGCGATATGGTGGCTGTCAACAAGCATCTGAACGAGGAATCCATCCGCCTCTCTGAGCAGGAAGACAAGCTCATCACTTCGTTTGTTACCGACAACTTCAACAATGTGCTGGGACCGGGCGTCTTCTTCCTCGTTACAATGGGCAACCAGTATCCGATGCTCTCTCCTTGGATTGAGGATATCATGAGCAAGGCTACCGACTATTTCAAGAATGATCCTTATGTAAAGGACTATTATAAGAAAGCTCAAGAAAATCAGGAGATTATGAATGGTACCCGAGATGCGCAGAGCGGCATGCAGCCAGAGATGGAAGCGGCTCCACAGGTAAATCCTGATGCGGCTCCGGCACCTACAGCTAACGAACTGGCTGCGCCTACGATTCCTGAAAAACAGGAAGGTCAGGAGTAG